From the genome of Sphingomonas sp. HMP6, one region includes:
- a CDS encoding TonB-dependent receptor domain-containing protein, giving the protein MTGSRIRRDPLNQDSPVTTLDRASLDQTGLSSVADILQRLPSAAGGLNTKVNNSGNIGNPPDGGGVGAGSANIDLRYLGAKRTLVLVDGLRFVNGASASGIPSTVDLNTIPANMIERIEVLQSGQSPLYGSDALGGVVNIITKSSQKGLQASAQFGTFRQGDGHTQDYNASYGIKGDTTNIVFGASYVKQDAVRTSNRAISQFPNPGQTSCTDPIGGCSSAPVLGRYDVNGQSLTLRAPVIGRRPVYDPTLATGDFTNFTSAARFNFSPFNYFLTPSERYGGFVNIKQELSSSVNLRVKAVYAHRTSQNQAAFLPLFIGPDAGNGNLLDTITIDASNPYNPFGTLSAGNPGDPPANYSTVRRRLVEAGQRTYTQDVNTMSITGGLDGSFTVGAHKWYWDASAVIGFNDAKQSFTGNVNAANLARALGPVSRCTGACVPVNIFGGAGSITADQLAYITYTERNRSAQELQDYTANLSGDLFELPAGPVGFAVGYEHRYQKGSFDPDPITAAGLSSDIPSLPAVGSYISNEVYGELRVPVLKEQPFFYSLDLDGAVRHANFSRSGSTTTYTGSATWKPVRDVLLRGSYATGFRAPAIGESFGAASRADAPIDDPCTNVVGSPYRNNVGSVRANCTANGVPANGSYQEPNGGQLGVLTGGNLNLRPETSKTLLFGGVYSPTWARRGFASQLSLEVNYYDIKVDNAIAPVDASLTLSRCAFSGDPLSCAAITRTPNGLISRINAQLQNIGSIRTRGIDVIAAFRTKKTAAGTFGLTGSGNFLMKYSETFPAATGFTTTNYLGSTRGFPDQSYPRFKGNGTLDWAMDAFTASFTGRYIDAVREADGTKLKSTFYGDVQIGYALFDRKLALTVGVNNVFNQDPPACFSCTGPNYDPTTYDVPGQFGYLRISYKM; this is encoded by the coding sequence GTGACGGGATCGCGTATTCGTCGCGATCCGCTCAATCAGGATTCGCCGGTTACTACGCTTGACCGGGCATCGCTCGATCAAACCGGGCTGAGTAGCGTTGCCGACATCCTCCAACGCCTCCCGAGCGCCGCAGGCGGCCTCAATACGAAGGTCAACAATAGCGGCAATATTGGCAATCCGCCCGATGGCGGCGGCGTCGGCGCCGGATCGGCGAATATCGATCTGCGTTATCTCGGGGCCAAGCGTACGCTGGTGCTGGTCGACGGGCTGCGCTTCGTGAACGGTGCCAGTGCCAGCGGAATTCCGTCGACCGTCGATTTGAACACGATCCCGGCGAATATGATCGAGCGGATCGAAGTCCTGCAATCGGGGCAGTCTCCGCTCTATGGATCTGACGCGCTCGGCGGCGTCGTCAACATCATCACCAAGTCGAGCCAGAAGGGCTTGCAGGCATCGGCACAGTTCGGAACCTTCCGTCAGGGCGATGGCCATACGCAGGATTACAATGCCAGCTATGGCATCAAGGGTGACACGACGAACATCGTCTTCGGTGCCAGCTACGTCAAACAGGACGCCGTGCGCACGAGCAACCGCGCGATTTCGCAATTTCCCAATCCAGGCCAGACCAGCTGCACTGACCCGATTGGCGGCTGCAGTAGCGCGCCGGTGCTTGGGCGGTATGACGTCAACGGGCAGAGCTTGACGCTGCGCGCGCCCGTCATCGGGCGCCGACCGGTGTATGACCCGACGCTCGCGACCGGGGATTTTACGAACTTCACCTCGGCCGCCCGCTTCAACTTTTCGCCCTTCAACTATTTCCTGACCCCGTCGGAACGCTATGGCGGGTTCGTCAACATCAAACAGGAACTGTCCTCCAGCGTCAATTTGCGCGTGAAGGCGGTCTATGCGCACCGGACCTCGCAGAATCAGGCTGCGTTTCTGCCGTTGTTCATCGGTCCGGATGCCGGCAACGGCAATTTGCTCGACACGATCACGATCGATGCAAGCAATCCGTACAACCCGTTCGGCACCCTGTCGGCGGGCAATCCGGGTGATCCGCCAGCCAATTATTCGACGGTGCGCCGCCGCCTCGTCGAGGCCGGACAGCGCACCTACACGCAAGACGTGAATACCATGTCGATCACGGGCGGCCTGGACGGGTCGTTCACGGTCGGCGCGCACAAATGGTATTGGGATGCGAGCGCGGTCATCGGGTTCAACGATGCCAAACAGTCCTTCACCGGTAACGTCAACGCAGCGAACTTGGCCCGCGCGCTCGGCCCCGTGTCGCGCTGCACGGGTGCCTGTGTGCCGGTGAACATCTTCGGCGGGGCGGGATCGATCACCGCCGATCAGCTTGCCTATATTACCTATACCGAGCGCAACCGCAGCGCGCAGGAGCTGCAGGACTATACGGCAAATTTGAGCGGCGACCTGTTCGAACTGCCGGCCGGACCGGTCGGCTTCGCGGTCGGGTATGAACATCGGTACCAGAAGGGAAGTTTCGATCCTGATCCGATCACGGCAGCCGGGCTGAGCTCAGACATCCCGTCGCTTCCCGCCGTCGGCAGCTATATTTCGAACGAAGTTTACGGCGAGCTGCGCGTGCCGGTGTTGAAGGAACAGCCGTTTTTCTATTCGCTCGATCTCGACGGGGCCGTGCGCCATGCGAACTTCTCGCGCAGCGGCAGCACGACGACCTATACGGGGAGCGCCACTTGGAAGCCGGTGCGGGACGTGTTGCTTCGCGGTTCCTATGCGACCGGATTTCGCGCACCCGCGATTGGCGAGTCGTTCGGTGCGGCATCGCGCGCCGATGCGCCGATCGACGACCCCTGCACGAACGTCGTGGGATCGCCCTATCGTAACAATGTCGGCAGCGTTCGGGCGAATTGCACCGCCAATGGCGTACCCGCCAATGGCAGTTATCAGGAGCCGAATGGCGGCCAGTTGGGCGTCCTGACCGGCGGCAATCTCAATCTGCGGCCCGAAACGTCAAAGACGTTGCTGTTCGGCGGCGTATATTCGCCGACCTGGGCGCGTCGCGGCTTCGCCAGCCAGTTGAGCCTTGAGGTCAATTATTATGACATCAAGGTCGACAATGCGATCGCGCCGGTCGACGCATCGCTGACGCTCAGCCGCTGTGCCTTCAGCGGCGATCCGCTGAGCTGCGCGGCGATCACGCGCACGCCAAACGGCCTGATTTCGCGGATCAACGCGCAGTTGCAAAATATCGGCAGCATCCGCACGCGCGGGATCGACGTGATCGCTGCTTTTCGCACCAAGAAGACGGCGGCAGGCACCTTCGGCCTGACCGGCAGCGGCAATTTCCTGATGAAGTATAGCGAGACATTCCCGGCCGCAACCGGGTTCACCACGACCAACTATCTGGGCAGCACGCGCGGCTTCCCCGATCAGTCCTATCCTCGGTTTAAGGGCAATGGCACGCTGGATTGGGCAATGGATGCCTTCACCGCGTCGTTCACGGGTCGCTACATTGATGCCGTGCGCGAAGCCGATGGCACCAAATTGAAGAGCACGTTCTACGGTGACGTGCAGATCGGTTACGCGCTGTTTGACCGGAAGCTCGCGCTGACGGTCGGCGTGAACAACGTCTTCAACCAGGATCCACCCGCGTGCTTCAGCTGCACCGGCCCGAATTATGATCCCACCACCTATGATGTGCCAGGCCAGTTCGGCTATCTTCGGATCTCGTACAAGATGTAA